The sequence GTTACGCTTGAGGTCATCGATAACCTTCAGAACAGCCTTCCTGGCCTGATGCTCAGACTTTGCACCTGTACATACCATCTTTCCTGAGCTGAAAACCAATGTTGCTGTCTTAGGTTTATTTAATCTGTAGACAAGGCCGGGAAACTGTTCAGGTTTATACTCAACCCCAGGAAATACTCTGGATATAGAGTTTAAGTCTATATTCTGTTTGAGGGTTGCTGAAGCTACAACATTCTCAATATTTATGAAAGTCTTCTTCTCGGACAATAAGCTTGATCCTCCGAACAAGCCTAGGATGTTAGCTTCCCTATATAAATACGTTCAATACAGGTTTAACCTGGAGCTCCTCTATTGAAATCCATGAAACATCTTAATTCTAGATGATGATGATGACGATGATGCCTAACCCTTGTCTCCCCCGTAGGGGGTTTTCTCTTTACGCCTGAATTATACACTTCGTACACTATCAGGATTACTATCAGAATTATTATGAAAGTGGTCCCTGCAGGCTCGCGTAACCTCATGACTATAACTCCAACGTATGGAATTCGCCCAGTGAAGACACCTACAATGTGGCTCTCCGGAACCTCCCAACTATCGATATATCTATTGTAGTCTCCCTTTGTCTTAAAGTAGGTTACTCCACCCTTATCGATCTTCTCCACGACCCTATGAACTATCAGTGTATCGTAGTCTTTTGGGCTGTGGAAAACCATTATTGTACCTACATTGATCTCTTTGGGCGTCACTCCCTTGATGAATATTATATCTCCGACATTCAATGTTGGAATCATGCTCCCTGAGACTACAACAAGGATGGGATGCTCCGTTGACCACGCTAATTTGAGGGTAGCCCAACCACAGTATGAGAGCGATATCACGAGGGCTGACAGAACCAATAGTTTTATTACCTCTCTGGTTTTAGGATTTATTCCCTTAGTTTGAGTCATCCAATTTCCCTACAGATTTTATATTGTCCTATCCTCATTCAAACGGTCCAGCCAACATTTTCCTCATGAACTCTTGCATAGCCCTCGACCCTGCATTCAAGTATAAAGCCCCCTCCGGCGTTATCTTGTATATTCGTCTACCCCTTCCCTTATCAGACTCCCATACTCCCTCTACATACCTTTTCTCTTCTAGACTGTGTAGGAGCGGGTATAAAGTTCCTGCACTCAAGTATACCTCGAATCTCTCTCTGATCTCGATATTTATTTCGTATCCCCATCGAGGCTTGGCGTTCAGCAACCAGAGAACTATCAAGTCTAGATGGTTCCTTATCAGCCGCTCCCTCCACAGCCTATCTGGATTGTCGCTCATTGGTTCCAAGCCTCTGGAGCCGGTGCCTCTAATAAGACATATTTTACTGAGCATCTAACGTATTTGACTTTACGCCTTGCAGCCATTTTTCTAACGGTATAGGCTAGGTCTATAGGCCTTTTAATTCAAGGATTCAATATTATCTTCGAAGCTTTACCTTCAAGCAGGAGTTGGAAGCCTTCTTCAGCCTTTTCTAGTGGCAGTTTGTTTGTTATTACGGTCTTAAGGTCGATGAGGCGCCTTGTGACTAGTCTCTGAACCCTGTCCCACGTACTGTACATGTATCTTCCAGTCAGCCCTCTGACGTCTATCTCCTTATAGACTATATATGTAGTCGTGTCGAGTATAGGATTCTCAGGTGAGGCGCCAAATAACACAACCTTCCCATTCTTGGCCACAATGTCTAGGGATTGTGTAACGGTTTCTCCGCTACCAGCGGCTTCGAATACAA comes from Candidatus Bathyarchaeota archaeon and encodes:
- a CDS encoding signal peptidase I, translating into MTQTKGINPKTREVIKLLVLSALVISLSYCGWATLKLAWSTEHPILVVVSGSMIPTLNVGDIIFIKGVTPKEINVGTIMVFHSPKDYDTLIVHRVVEKIDKGGVTYFKTKGDYNRYIDSWEVPESHIVGVFTGRIPYVGVIVMRLREPAGTTFIIILIVILIVYEVYNSGVKRKPPTGETRVRHHRHHHHLELRCFMDFNRGAPG
- a CDS encoding helix-turn-helix transcriptional regulator, whose protein sequence is MLSKICLIRGTGSRGLEPMSDNPDRLWRERLIRNHLDLIVLWLLNAKPRWGYEINIEIRERFEVYLSAGTLYPLLHSLEEKRYVEGVWESDKGRGRRIYKITPEGALYLNAGSRAMQEFMRKMLAGPFE